In Anoplopoma fimbria isolate UVic2021 breed Golden Eagle Sablefish chromosome 12, Afim_UVic_2022, whole genome shotgun sequence, one DNA window encodes the following:
- the angptl7 gene encoding angiopoietin-related protein 7: protein MAKVNLIVVALGVTLLLLAETWAQNPRKRSSAPKPPKGQCCDDVRSLKVQVANLTSILDEMSRKLETDFVSVVRQVMELDKQNRQQEARVTEAESKYSEINNRVEIMQLQTLQSAPQTSSDAIYDCATLYSKNYKISGEYKLPKDEFLGTPEISVFCDMETNGGGWTLIQRRKVGLTSFNRDWKQYKNGFGSIRGDFWLGNDHIFRLTRQPSMLRIEMEDWQGQTRYAEYGFFTVSNELNSYKLFLANYSGNAGDSLRYHNNTNFSTIHKDNDKCVDDCASLRKGGYWYNCCTDSNLNGVFYRYGQHITKNPDGITWYGWHGSNYSLKKVEMKVRPVDFQP from the exons ATGGCAAAAGTGAATTTGATCGTAGTGGCTCTGGGGGTCACACTGCTCCTGCTGGCAGAGACGTGGGCCCAGAATCCAAGGAAGAGATCGTCCGCTCCGAAGCCTCCCAAGGGCCAGTGCTGCGACGACGTGCGCTCTCTCAAGGTGCAGGTGGCAAATCTGACCAGCATCCTCGATGAGATGAGTCGCAAGCTGGAGACGGACTTTGTGAGCGTCGTGAGGCAAGTGATGGAGCTGGACAAGCAGAACCGGCAGCAGGAAGCCCGGGTTACCGAGGCGGAGAGCAAGTACTCGGAGATCAACAACCGTGTGGAGATCATGCAGCTGCAAACCCTGCAGTCTGCTCCCCAGACCTCATCAG acGCCATATATGACTGCGCAACCCTGTACAGCAAGAACTACAAAATCTCTGGAGAGTACAAACTGCCCAAAGATGAGTTTCTGGGTACACCTGAGATAAGC GTCTTCTGCGATATGGAGACGAATGGAGGTGGTTGGACTCTGATCCAAAGGCGCAAAGTCGGCCTAACATCATTCAACCGTGACTGGAAGCAGTACAAGAATGGATTTGGATCCATCCGCGGAGACTTCTGGCTCGGCAATGACCACATCTTCCGTTTGACAAGGCAGCCCAGTATGCTCCGGATTGAGATGGAG GACTGGCAGGGACAAACGCGCTACGCTGAATACGGCTTTTTCACCGTGAGCAATGAGCTGAACAGCTACAAGCTCTTCCTCGCCAACTACAGCGGGAACGCCGGAGACTCGCTGCGCTACCACAACAACACCAACTTCAGCACCATCCACAAGGACAATGACAAGTGTGTGGATGACTGTGCTTCCCTGCGCAAAG GTGGCTACTGGTACAACTGCTGCACTGACTCAAACTTGAATGGCGTTTTCTACCGCTACGGTCAGCACATAACAAAGAACCCAGATGGGATCACTTGGTACGGCTGGCACGGGTCCAACTACTCCCTCAAGAAAGTGGAGATGAAGGTCCGACCAGTGGATTTTCAACCATAA